The following coding sequences lie in one Musa acuminata AAA Group cultivar baxijiao chromosome BXJ3-1, Cavendish_Baxijiao_AAA, whole genome shotgun sequence genomic window:
- the LOC135628644 gene encoding protein SDA1-like, producing the protein MPLLMNEDLLQDLVLYKKSHEKAVSSAARSLITLFREICPSLLVKKDRGRPVNPKARPKAYGEVSIATDVPDIELLEHVDNSMTDSSDAEASASDLDDESDSDAETEKEDDSLEDEEEDDEVSDEKNEEDLGNSDNIDGEEDDGDDLDDDTDENAAYDEYDSDTKEDVDLSDDNMDISSELDASRKKSSNDICNDDDLSNHECACDDNDEIKEEEKAKSKKRKFGDYVGQLNTSESSLRTLKRLTMAKMSQKASDETDGILSNEDFQRIKELKAKKEAKLLMAQQGLLRKGIDSKVSSFKIPSSEQLSIKPVDPAMLEVHIKRKLSKEELLALVRAGREDRGKYQARTVVKQKKTGGLSNRQKEHKKKMPLSAKRAKVARSRQEKKQWQRRSGKQFQGRKAWK; encoded by the exons ATGCCTTTG TTAATGAATGAAGATCTGCTTCAAGACTTGGTCTTGTACAAAAAATCACATGAGAAGGCAGTTTCTTCAGCAGCTCGCTCCTTGATAACTTTATTCAGAGAG ATATGCCCTTCTTTATTGGTCAAAAAGGACCGTGGCCGTCCGGTCAATCCCAAAGCAAGGCCAAAAGCATATGGAGAAGTTAGTATAGCTACTGATGTGCCTGACATAGAGTTGCTGGAACACGTTGATAACTCGATGACTGACAGTTCTGATGCTGAGGCTTCTGCATCAGATTTGGATGATGAGTCTGACAGTGATGCTGAGACAGAGAAAGAGGATGATTCTttggaagatgaagaagaggatGATGAGGTTTCAgatgaaaaaaatgaagaagatTTAGGTAACAGTGATAACATTGATGGGGAGGAAGATGATGgtgatgatcttgatgatgatactgATGAGAATGCTGCCTATGATGAATATGATAGTGATACTAAAGAAGATGTGGATCTTAGTGATGATAATATGGATATCTCCAGTGAGCTAGATGCatcaaggaaaaagtcttctaatGACATCTGCAATGATGATGACCTCAGTAATCATGAATGCGCTTGTGATGACAACGATGAaataaaggaagaggagaaggccaAATCAAAGAAGAGGAAGTTTGGGGATTATGTTGGACAACTGAATACTTCAGAATCAAGTCTTCGCACCCTTAAAAGACTAACAATGGCCAAGATGTCACAGAAAGCATCAGATGAAACAGATGGAATTCTTTCTAATGAAGATTTTCAACGTATAAAAGAGTTGAAG GCAAAGAAAGAAGCAAAGCTGCTTATGGCTCAGCAAGGTCTTTTGAGAAAGGGTATAGACTCGAAAGTCTCATCTTTCAAAATTCCCTCTTCTGAGCAATTAAGTATAAAGCCAGTGGATCCTGCTATGCTAGAG GTCCACATTAAAAGAAAGCTTAGCAAGGAGGAACTACTGGCCCTAGTAAGAGCTGGGAGGGAGGATAGAGGAAAGTATCAGGCCAGAACTGTTGTGAAACAAAAAAAG ACGGGTGGTCTAAGCAATCGCCAAAAGGAACATAAAAAGAAGATGCCTCTTTCTGCCAAAAGAGCAAAAGTAGCTCGCTCTAGGCAGGAGAAAAAACAGTGGCAAAGGCGATCAGGCAAGCAGTTCCAGGGAAGGAAAGCATGGAAGTGA
- the LOC135629277 gene encoding cell division cycle 20.1, cofactor of APC complex-like: MSSSRSRRVEYDRFIPFRSAMDMDYARFALTGPSRPQRDGSRESPSSVAYQKLLDECILKNRSRILAFKTAPEASASKLPEFDEPIRPQKKQQRRIPKEPERVLVIHGLLDDNVLNLLDWGSNNVLAIGLEDAVYLWDAAEESTKLLQPVEDRGPITCIRWSPDCAVLAVAFGNSDLSLIDPATGHVVDGMEDENQAPVLSLAWRSNSILTVGRFDGTVVDYDFRKDDMFICFYNGHRRGVCSLKWSVLSGRYLASGGQDKLVHIWDACMPVSSDHPRQRQWLHRISSHTSIVKAVDWCPTRSNLLASGGGCNDHCANAVEIDDPQKAPELDRDKQEVAVKLMANGACTLCNMGKVHIQPSFSLD, from the exons atgtcttcttcgcgttcTAGGCGTGTGGAGTACGACCGCTTCATCCCGTTCCGGTCGGCGATGGACATGGACTACGCACGCTTTGCCCTAACGGGGCCTTCGAGACCGCAGCGTGATGGTTCGAGGGAATCCCCATCGAGCGTGGCGTACCAAAAGCTTCTTGACGAGTGCATTTTGAAGAACAGGTCTCGTATCCTCGCTTTCAAGACTGCACCTGAAGCGTCGGCCAGCAAGCTGCCCGAGTTTGACGAGCCCATTCGGCCGCAGAAGAAGCAGCAGAGGCGAATCCCTAAAGAACCAGAGAGGGTTTTGGTAATCCACGGCTtgttggatgataatgttttgaatctcctcgactggggaagcaataatgtgttggcGATTGGCCTTGAGGACGCAGTGTATCTCTGGGACGCTGCAGAAGAGTCGACTAAGCTTCTACAACCCGTAGAAGACAGAGGACCTATCACTTGCATCCGCTGGTCGCCAGACTGTGCAGTTCTTGCTGTCGCATTTGGCAATTCAGATTTATCCCTGATTGATCCAGCAACAGGACATGTCGTGGATGGGATGGAAGATGAGAACCAGGCCCCTGTGTTGTCACTTGCGTGGAGAAGTAATTCAATCTTGACAGTCGGAAGATTTGATGGCACTGTTGTTGATTATGACTTTAGAAAGGATGACATGTTCATCTGTTTCTATAATGGGCATCGGCGTGGagtttgtagtcttaaatggtccGTGTTGTCAGGGCGGTATTTGGCGAGTGGAGGGCAGGACAAACTAGTGCACATATGGGATGCCTGCATGCCTGTCTCAAGTGACCATCCACGTCAACGTCAATGGCTTCACAGGATCAGCAGCCACACTTCCATTGTGAAGGCCGTTGATTGGTGCCCAACTCGGAGCAACCtgctggcttctggtggaggttgcaatgatcattgc GCTAATGCGGTGGAGATTGATGATCCTCAGAAAGCTCCAGAGCTTGATCGAGACAAACAAGAAGTTGCAGTGAAGCTCATGGCCAACGGTGCGTGCACCCTTTGCAACATGGGGAAGGTGCATatacaaccttctttttctcttgattaa